A region from the Manihot esculenta cultivar AM560-2 chromosome 13, M.esculenta_v8, whole genome shotgun sequence genome encodes:
- the LOC110629720 gene encoding protein CUP-SHAPED COTYLEDON 3 produces MGLRDIGATLPPGFRFYPSDEELVCHYLYKKVTNEEVSKGTLVEIDLHICEPWQLPEVAKLNATEWYFFSFRDRKYATGFRTNRATTSGYWKATGKDRTVLDPITREIVGMRKTLVFYRNRAPNGIKTGWIMHEFRLETPHMPPKEDWVLCRVFNKSKGDNNSKLFDHQQFMFQSSTSHNAPFNYLAASASSDHQQQIASLSSSSATPTHHHYHHHQMSCDKSSLINLLQLSQETNTNPLTAATTTTTTDMSSKGDDDYGFLWEDMNLEETSLGDGGASSLENMRFEMGNNMVFI; encoded by the exons ATGGGGCTACGAGACATTGGAGCAACTCTGCCTCCTGGGTTTAGGTTTTATCCTAGTGATGAGGAGCTGGTCTGCCATTATCTTTACAAAAAGGTCACAAATGAAGAGGTTTCTAAGGGTACTTTGGTTGAAATTGACTTGCATATTTGTGAGCCATGGCAGCTTCCTG AGGTGGCTAAGCTCAATGCGACAGAGTGGTACTTCTTCAGCTTCAGAGACCGGAAGTATGCAACCGGATTCCGAACCAATCGTGCAACGACATCTGGGTACTGGAAAGCTACAGGGAAAGATCGTACGGTTCTGGACCCAATTACTCGTGAGATTGTAGGGATGAGAAAGACCTTAGTGTTCTACAGGAACAGAGCTCCCAATGGAATTAAAACTGGTTGGATcatgcacgagtttcgtctGGAGACCCCACATATGCCTCCCAAG GAGGATTGGGTGTTGTGTAGAGTGTTCAACAAAAGCAAGGGAGACAATAACAGCAAATTATTTGATCATCAGCAGTTCATGTTTCAGAGCTCAACTAGTCATAATGCTCCTTTCAATTATTTAGCAGCTTCTGCTTCAAGTGATCATCAGCAGCAAATTGCTTCATTATCATCATCTTCAGCCACCCCAActcatcatcattatcatcatcatcaaatgaGTTGTGACAAAAGCTCGCTGATAAACCTTCTTCAACTTTCCCAAGAAACAAACACCAACCCTTTGACAGCGGCAACGACGACTACTACTACTGATATGAGCTCCAAAGGGGATGATGATTATGGATTCTTGTGGGAGGATATGAATTTGGAAGAAACTAGCTTGGGAGATGGAGGAGCTTCAAGCTTGGAGAATATGAGATTTGAAATGGGTAATAACATGGTTTTCATATGA